Proteins encoded in a region of the Zea mays cultivar B73 chromosome 2, Zm-B73-REFERENCE-NAM-5.0, whole genome shotgun sequence genome:
- the LOC103647830 gene encoding UDP-arabinopyranose mutase 3 isoform X1, with the protein MASAAHAPTPVLKDELDIVIPTIRNLDFLEMWRSFFHPYHLIIVQDGDPSKTIRVPEGFDYELYNRNDINRILGPKAYCISFKDSACRCFGYMVSKKKYIYTIDDDCFVAKDPSGNDINALEQHIKNLPSPSTPFFFNTLYDPYRVGTDFVRGYPFSLREDVPTAVSHGLWLNIPDYDAPTQLVKPLERNTRYVDAILTIPKGALFPMCGMNLAFDRELIGPAMYFGLMGDGQPIGRYDDMWAGWCTKVCFFITFLVAVLLCLQVQRKQLVARSCAVQASDYYQYMLIDCTLLGDFSLVLVQYLCTDKTMPNVSSAATNR; encoded by the exons ATGGCGTCCGCCGCGCACGCGCCGACGCCGGTGCTCAAGGACGAGCTGGACATCGTCATCCCGACGATCCGCAACCTCGACTTCCTGGAGATGTGGCGGTCCTTCTTCCATCCCTACCACCTCATCATCGTGCAGGACGGCGACCCCAGCAAGACCATCCGTGTCCCCGAAGGCTTCGACTACGAGCTCTACAACCGCAACGACATCAACCGCATCCTGGGGCCCAAGGCGTACTGCATCTCCTTCAAGGACTCCGCCTGCCGCTGCTTCGGCTACATGGTCTCCAAGAAGAAGTACATCTACACCATCGATGACGACTGCTTC GTTGCCAAGGATCCATCAGGGAACGACATCAATGCACTTGAGCAGCACATCAAGAACCTCCCGAGCCCTTCTACTCCATTTTTCTTCAATACTTTGTATGACCCTTACCGCGTAGGCACCGATTTTGTTCGTGGGTACCCCTTCAGCCTTCGTGAGGATGTTCCAACTGCTGTTTCTCACGGGCTTTGGCTCAACATTCCAGACTATGATGCCCCTACCCAGCTCGTTAAGCCCCTTGAGAGAAACACCAG gtATGTGGATGCTATCCTTACAATCCCAAAGGGCGCCCTCTTCCCTATGTGTGGAATGAACCTTGCATTCGACCGTGAGCTCATTGGTCCTGCAATGTACTTCGGTCTTATGGGTGATGGCCAGCCTATCGGTCGCTACGATGATATGTGGGCAGGATGGTGCACGAAGGTATGTTTCTTTATCACCTTCCTAGTTGCAGTCCTGTTATGTCTACAAGTGCAGCGAAAACAACTGGTGGCAAGAAGCTGCGCTGTGCAGGCTAGTGACTATTACCAGTACATGCTTATTGACTGCACATTGCTTGGTGATTTCTCTCTCGTCTTAGTCCAGTATCTTTGCACTGACAAAACCATGCCAAATGTCTCGTCTGCTGCAACAAACAGGTGA
- the LOC100284026 gene encoding mitochondrial import inner membrane translocase subunit Tim17 isoform X1, producing MGTPETSREPCPDRILDDVGGAFGMGAVGGSAYHFIKGIYNSPNGMRLSGGAQTVRMNAPRVGGSFAVWGGLFSTFDCAMVYARQKEDPWNSIVAGAATGGFLSMRQGMGAAGRSALMGGILLALIEGAGLMLNRVLANPPLPADDPNLTAAMGGNPFPGLPQAPPVVAPPEATTSSGVGGLFGGLFGRKEEEKKPSAGGGKSEILESFDTPSSPIPSFEYK from the coding sequence ATGGGCACGCCGGAGACGTCGCGGGAGCCGTGCCCGGACCGGATCCTGGACGACGTCGGCGGCGCGTTCGGGATGGGCGCCGTTGGCGGCTCCGCTTATCACTTCATCAAGGGCATCTACAACTCCCCCAACGGGATGCGCCTGTCCGGAGGCGCGCAGACCGTGCGCATGAACGCGCCGCGCGTGGGGGGCAGCTTCGCCGTCTGGGGCGGCCTCTTCTCCACCTTCGACTGCGCCATGGTGTACGCGCGCCAGAAGGAGGACCCTTGGAACTCCATCGTTGCGGGCGCAGCCACGGGCGGGTTCCTCTCTATGCGCCAGGGCATGGGGGCCGCGGGCCGGTCCGCGCTCATGGGCGGCATCCTGCTGGCCCTCATCGAGGGCGCCGGACTCATGCTCAACCGCGTCCTCGCCAACCCGCCGCTGCCCGCCGACGATCCCAACCTTACAGCGGCCATGGGCGGCAACCCTTTCCCGGGCCTACCGCAGGCGCCGCCGGTCGTGGCACCTCCGGAAGCGACGACCTCCAGCGGCGTGGGTGGCTTGTTCGGGGGACTGTTTGGCAGGAAGGAGGAGGAGAAGAAACCCAGCGCAGGCGGGGGCAAGTCGGAGATCTTAGAGAGCTTCGATACGCCCAGCAGTCCGATACCATCGTTCGAGTACAAGTGA
- the LOC103647830 gene encoding UDP-arabinopyranose mutase 3 isoform X2, producing the protein MASAAHAPTPVLKDELDIVIPTIRNLDFLEMWRSFFHPYHLIIVQDGDPSKTIRVPEGFDYELYNRNDINRILGPKAYCISFKDSACRCFGYMVSKKKYIYTIDDDCFVAKDPSGNDINALEQHIKNLPSPSTPFFFNTLYDPYRVGTDFVRGYPFSLREDVPTAVSHGLWLNIPDYDAPTQLVKPLERNTRYVDAILTIPKGALFPMCGMNLAFDRELIGPAMYFGLMGDGQPIGRYDDMWAGWCTKVTTDHLGLGVKTGLP; encoded by the exons ATGGCGTCCGCCGCGCACGCGCCGACGCCGGTGCTCAAGGACGAGCTGGACATCGTCATCCCGACGATCCGCAACCTCGACTTCCTGGAGATGTGGCGGTCCTTCTTCCATCCCTACCACCTCATCATCGTGCAGGACGGCGACCCCAGCAAGACCATCCGTGTCCCCGAAGGCTTCGACTACGAGCTCTACAACCGCAACGACATCAACCGCATCCTGGGGCCCAAGGCGTACTGCATCTCCTTCAAGGACTCCGCCTGCCGCTGCTTCGGCTACATGGTCTCCAAGAAGAAGTACATCTACACCATCGATGACGACTGCTTC GTTGCCAAGGATCCATCAGGGAACGACATCAATGCACTTGAGCAGCACATCAAGAACCTCCCGAGCCCTTCTACTCCATTTTTCTTCAATACTTTGTATGACCCTTACCGCGTAGGCACCGATTTTGTTCGTGGGTACCCCTTCAGCCTTCGTGAGGATGTTCCAACTGCTGTTTCTCACGGGCTTTGGCTCAACATTCCAGACTATGATGCCCCTACCCAGCTCGTTAAGCCCCTTGAGAGAAACACCAG gtATGTGGATGCTATCCTTACAATCCCAAAGGGCGCCCTCTTCCCTATGTGTGGAATGAACCTTGCATTCGACCGTGAGCTCATTGGTCCTGCAATGTACTTCGGTCTTATGGGTGATGGCCAGCCTATCGGTCGCTACGATGATATGTGGGCAGGATGGTGCACGAAG GTGACCACGGATCATCTGGGCTTGGGTGTGAAGACTGGCCTGCCCTAA